Proteins encoded in a region of the Mycolicibacterium duvalii genome:
- a CDS encoding AAA family ATPase: protein MSLPAHTVPLFADIDDVARRLAETGYLPDTATATAVFLADRLGKPLLVEGPAGVGKTELARAIAQSTGSGLVRLQCYEGVDEARALYEWNHAKQILRIQAGNAGAGGDGEAWDRTRGDVFSEEFLLSRPLLTAIRRTEPTVLLIDETDKADIEIEGLLLEVLSDFAVTVPELGTITAERRPLVVLTSNATRELSEALKRRCLFLHIDFPDPDLERRILLSRVPELPAHLADELVRIIGVLRGMALKKLPSVAETIDWGRTLLALGLDTIDDEVIAATLGVVLKHQSDQVKAAGELRLN from the coding sequence GTGAGTCTTCCCGCACACACCGTGCCGCTGTTCGCCGACATCGATGATGTCGCGCGCCGGCTGGCCGAGACGGGCTATCTGCCCGACACCGCCACCGCGACTGCGGTATTCCTCGCCGACCGGCTGGGCAAGCCGTTGCTGGTCGAAGGTCCCGCCGGGGTCGGCAAAACCGAACTGGCGCGTGCGATCGCGCAGTCCACCGGTTCGGGCCTGGTGCGGTTGCAGTGTTACGAGGGCGTGGACGAGGCGCGGGCGCTCTATGAGTGGAACCACGCCAAACAGATCCTGCGCATCCAGGCCGGCAACGCAGGCGCCGGAGGCGACGGTGAAGCCTGGGACCGCACCCGAGGCGACGTGTTCTCCGAGGAGTTCCTGCTCAGCCGGCCGTTGCTGACCGCCATCCGGCGCACCGAGCCGACGGTGCTGCTGATCGACGAGACCGACAAGGCCGACATCGAGATCGAGGGCCTGCTGCTCGAGGTGCTCAGCGACTTCGCCGTAACGGTGCCCGAGCTCGGCACCATCACCGCCGAGCGGCGCCCGCTGGTGGTGCTCACCTCCAATGCCACCCGCGAGCTGTCCGAGGCGCTCAAGCGGCGCTGCCTGTTCCTGCACATCGACTTCCCGGATCCCGACCTGGAGCGGCGCATCCTGCTGTCCCGGGTGCCGGAGCTGCCGGCCCATCTGGCCGACGAGCTGGTGCGGATCATCGGGGTGCTGCGCGGCATGGCGTTGAAGAAGTTGCCGTCGGTGGCCGAGACGATCGACTGGGGCCGCACCCTGCTGGCGCTGGGCCTCGACACCATCGACGACGAGGTCATCGCGGCGACGCTGGGCGTCGTCCTCAAGCACCAGTCCGACCAGGTAAAGGCGGCCGGGGAGCTGAGGCTGAACTGA
- a CDS encoding AAA family ATPase — protein MPLRLVSRPGEDGAVAGLLDRACASPSALVLEGEAGIGKTTVWFNALDLARQRAFTVLSARTAETESVLAYAGLADLLGTVDVSAWTNLPPAQRLALERVLLHSDDGRHETDRRAVAAGFLSVIEGLAQQAPVLLAVDDLQWLDASSRHAVAFAARRLRGRVAVLVTERIDPAVGSTCAWLQLPRPEDLTRVRVRPLSLGGLTAVVSDRLGRSVSRPKMVRIAEISGGNPFYALELARVMGTGPAGAGAPLPSTLADLVRTRVGSVTSDVGNFCWQRRV, from the coding sequence ATGCCGCTACGGCTGGTCAGCCGTCCGGGCGAGGACGGCGCGGTCGCCGGCTTACTGGATCGTGCCTGCGCTTCCCCATCGGCTCTGGTGCTCGAGGGCGAGGCCGGTATCGGCAAGACCACCGTGTGGTTCAACGCGCTCGATCTCGCGCGACAGCGCGCGTTCACCGTGCTGTCGGCCCGGACCGCCGAAACCGAGTCGGTGCTGGCTTACGCGGGGCTCGCCGATCTTCTCGGCACTGTGGACGTTTCCGCGTGGACGAACCTGCCGCCGGCCCAGCGGCTCGCGCTGGAACGGGTTCTGCTGCACAGCGACGACGGCCGTCACGAAACGGACCGACGCGCGGTGGCCGCCGGATTCCTCTCGGTGATCGAGGGTTTGGCCCAGCAAGCCCCGGTGTTGTTGGCCGTGGACGACCTGCAGTGGCTGGACGCTTCGAGTAGGCATGCGGTCGCGTTCGCGGCCAGAAGACTGCGGGGCCGGGTCGCGGTATTGGTCACCGAGCGCATTGATCCCGCCGTGGGCAGTACATGTGCGTGGCTGCAACTGCCCCGCCCCGAGGATCTCACGCGGGTGCGCGTCCGTCCGCTGAGCTTGGGCGGATTGACCGCGGTGGTGTCCGACCGGCTCGGGCGCTCGGTCTCCCGACCGAAGATGGTGCGCATCGCCGAGATCTCGGGCGGCAACCCGTTCTACGCCCTCGAGCTGGCTCGGGTGATGGGCACCGGCCCGGCGGGCGCCGGGGCTCCGTTGCCGAGCACGCTCGCCGACCTGGTGCGCACCCGCGTCGGCAGTGTCACGTCCGACGTCGGGAACTTTTGCTGGCAGCGGCGTGTGTGA
- a CDS encoding LuxR family transcriptional regulator: protein MKSPTIELVARAVGEDTERAAKLLEETADEGLVSIEGQRIRFTHPLLARGVYTRASHTRRRALHRRLADLVDEPELQARHLALASVKGEPKTLTTLDKAAKTARARGAPAEAAELLDLALGLGGDTSERRIRSAQYHCDAGDFARAQDLLETTIDQLAPGTQRAEALSRLAAVAVYDSNFRRAADLLERALHEVGDDATLCAQILVTLAFAQFNSGQMPAAAQTVEAAVTAAAEADQPELLCQALSLRVNQRFLRGEGLDEESLQRALQLETPDLHMPMAFRPSVQNASFLSWTGQLEAARAEFAEIRRRCIERGEENDLLHVTFNSFQVEVWLGNVSAAAEIAREAMERARQLGGDLALAMALTMRAVLAALAGREADTRADADAALAASMRCGAYFLTVWPLTALGMLEVSLGNHDAALTTLKPLQAQLDAMPDATEIITSSYVPDAAEAMIGVGILDDAEELIGRLERNGRRLNRAWMMATGARCRSMLLAARGELAGAAAAARSALTHHDRVAMPFERARSLLVWGQLQRRQRRRDAAASTIREALTIFEDLGCAIWATRARTELDRVAVARRPETGQLTESERRIAELAASGRTNREIATTLFISPKTVEVNLSRAYRKLGIRSRAELARRIDQPPEAGGTR, encoded by the coding sequence GTGAAGTCTCCGACCATCGAGTTGGTCGCGCGCGCGGTCGGCGAGGACACCGAACGGGCGGCAAAGCTCCTGGAGGAAACCGCCGACGAAGGCCTGGTGTCCATCGAGGGCCAGCGGATCCGCTTCACGCACCCGCTCCTGGCCAGAGGCGTGTACACCCGAGCCAGCCACACCCGTCGCCGCGCATTGCACCGTCGCCTGGCCGACCTGGTCGACGAGCCGGAACTGCAGGCCCGGCATCTGGCCTTGGCGTCGGTCAAGGGTGAACCCAAAACGCTGACCACACTGGACAAAGCCGCGAAGACCGCTCGGGCGCGCGGGGCTCCCGCGGAAGCGGCCGAACTGCTCGACCTTGCGCTGGGGCTGGGCGGCGACACCTCTGAGCGGCGAATCCGTTCAGCTCAATACCACTGCGATGCAGGGGATTTTGCCCGGGCGCAGGATCTGTTGGAGACCACCATCGACCAGTTGGCGCCCGGCACGCAGCGGGCCGAGGCGCTGAGCCGCCTCGCCGCGGTGGCGGTGTACGACAGCAACTTCCGTCGCGCCGCGGACCTGCTCGAGCGCGCCCTCCACGAAGTCGGGGATGACGCGACCTTGTGCGCGCAGATCCTGGTGACTCTGGCGTTCGCCCAGTTCAACAGCGGCCAGATGCCGGCTGCGGCGCAGACCGTGGAGGCCGCGGTCACTGCTGCGGCGGAGGCCGACCAGCCCGAACTGCTGTGCCAGGCGCTGAGCCTGCGGGTCAACCAGCGCTTCCTGCGCGGGGAAGGTCTCGACGAGGAGAGCTTGCAGCGCGCGCTGCAATTGGAGACGCCGGACCTGCACATGCCGATGGCTTTTCGTCCCAGCGTGCAGAACGCGTCGTTCCTGTCCTGGACGGGTCAGCTGGAGGCGGCGCGCGCCGAGTTCGCCGAGATCCGGCGACGCTGCATCGAACGCGGCGAAGAGAACGACCTGCTGCACGTCACGTTCAACAGCTTTCAGGTGGAGGTGTGGCTGGGCAATGTCTCCGCGGCCGCGGAGATCGCCCGGGAGGCAATGGAGCGGGCCCGTCAGCTCGGTGGGGACCTCGCACTGGCCATGGCACTGACCATGCGGGCCGTCCTCGCCGCGCTGGCCGGCCGCGAAGCCGACACCCGGGCGGACGCCGACGCTGCGTTGGCGGCCAGTATGCGGTGCGGCGCCTACTTCCTGACGGTGTGGCCGCTGACCGCCCTGGGCATGCTCGAGGTGTCACTGGGCAACCACGACGCCGCCCTGACCACGCTCAAACCGCTACAGGCACAGCTGGATGCGATGCCGGATGCGACCGAGATCATCACATCTTCCTATGTTCCCGACGCTGCCGAGGCCATGATCGGCGTCGGAATCCTCGACGACGCCGAAGAGTTGATCGGGCGGCTCGAACGCAACGGTCGACGGCTCAACCGGGCGTGGATGATGGCCACCGGGGCGCGCTGCCGCAGCATGCTGCTGGCCGCGCGGGGCGAGCTCGCCGGCGCCGCCGCAGCCGCGCGGTCCGCGCTCACCCACCATGACCGCGTGGCGATGCCGTTCGAGCGCGCACGCAGCCTGCTGGTGTGGGGTCAGCTGCAACGGCGACAGCGGCGACGCGACGCCGCTGCCTCCACCATCCGGGAAGCATTGACCATCTTCGAGGATCTCGGTTGTGCGATCTGGGCCACGCGCGCCCGCACCGAGCTCGATCGCGTCGCCGTCGCCCGCAGACCGGAGACCGGCCAGCTCACGGAATCCGAACGCCGAATCGCCGAGCTGGCGGCTTCGGGCCGCACCAACCGGGAGATCGCCACCACCTTGTTCATCAGTCCCAAGACGGTGGAAGTCAACCTGTCCCGCGCCTATCGCAAGCTGGGCATCCGCTCCCGCGCCGAGCTGGCGCGGCGGATCGACCAGCCTCCGGAGGCCGGCGGCACCCGGTGA
- a CDS encoding glutamate-5-semialdehyde dehydrogenase → MSVQAPSAPDLREQVHDAARRARSAARALATLSTEVKNRALRTAADHVLMNTRVILDANETDLAAARAAGTPASMLDRLALNPSRIEGIADGLRQVASLPDPVGEVLRGRTLVNGLQLRQQRVPLGVVGIVYEGRPNVTVDAFGLTLKSGNAVLLRGSSSAAHSNEALVNALRAALATERLDCDAVQLLPSSDRASVTHLIQARGLVDVVIPRGGAGLIDAVVRDAQVPTIETGVGNCHVYVDKSADLDMAEKILLNAKTRRPSVCNAAESVLIDAAVAETAVPRLTAALQQAGVTVHVDPSEEELRAEFLSMDIALAVVDGVDGAIAHINEYGTGHTEAIVTTDLAAAQRFSDRVDAAAVMVNASTAFTDGEQFGFGAEIGISTQKLHARGPMGLPELTSTKWIVWGDGHTRPA, encoded by the coding sequence ATGAGTGTGCAGGCACCATCAGCACCCGATCTGCGGGAACAGGTCCATGACGCGGCCCGGCGCGCCCGCAGCGCGGCCCGCGCGCTGGCCACGTTGAGCACCGAGGTGAAGAACCGCGCGTTGCGCACGGCCGCCGACCACGTCTTGATGAACACGCGGGTCATCCTCGATGCCAACGAGACCGATCTGGCCGCGGCGCGCGCCGCTGGGACGCCTGCGTCGATGCTCGACCGGCTGGCGCTGAACCCGAGCCGCATCGAAGGGATCGCCGACGGACTGCGTCAGGTCGCGAGCCTGCCCGACCCCGTCGGGGAGGTGCTGCGCGGCCGCACGCTGGTCAACGGTCTGCAGCTGCGTCAGCAGCGGGTGCCGCTCGGGGTCGTCGGCATCGTCTACGAGGGCCGCCCCAATGTCACGGTCGACGCGTTCGGGCTGACGCTCAAGTCGGGCAACGCCGTGTTGCTGCGCGGCAGCTCGTCGGCCGCGCACTCCAACGAGGCGCTGGTCAACGCGCTGCGCGCCGCTCTGGCCACCGAGCGACTCGACTGCGACGCCGTGCAGTTGCTGCCCAGCTCCGATCGCGCCAGCGTCACCCACCTGATCCAGGCGCGAGGGCTGGTGGACGTGGTCATTCCGCGTGGGGGTGCGGGCCTGATCGACGCCGTGGTGCGCGACGCGCAGGTGCCCACCATCGAGACGGGCGTCGGCAACTGCCATGTGTACGTCGACAAGTCGGCCGACCTCGACATGGCCGAGAAGATCCTGCTGAACGCCAAGACGCGCCGCCCCAGCGTGTGCAACGCCGCAGAGTCGGTGCTGATCGACGCGGCCGTCGCCGAGACGGCGGTGCCACGGTTGACCGCGGCGCTGCAGCAGGCCGGCGTGACGGTGCACGTCGACCCGTCCGAGGAGGAGTTGCGCGCCGAATTCCTTTCGATGGACATCGCTTTGGCGGTGGTCGACGGAGTCGACGGCGCCATTGCGCACATCAACGAATACGGCACCGGCCACACCGAAGCCATCGTGACCACCGATCTCGCTGCGGCGCAACGGTTCAGCGACCGCGTCGACGCCGCGGCGGTGATGGTGAACGCGTCGACGGCGTTCACCGACGGAGAGCAGTTCGGTTTCGGCGCCGAGATCGGCATCTCCACCCAGAAACTGCACGCGCGAGGCCCGATGGGGCTGCCGGAGCTGACCTCGACCAAGTGGATCGTCTGGGGAGACGGCCACACCCGTCCGGCTTAG
- a CDS encoding vWA domain-containing protein — translation MAVRRTRPPQPLAPHGIPGHLVEFVEALRAQGISVGPSETVDAGRVMATLGLGDRQVLREGIACAVLRRPDHRETYDVLFDLYFPAALGAKTVLDDDADSEDGLPPEDIDALRQALVDMLSDNEELANLDERLAAMIAQIVEAYGRYNSSRGPSYSSYQALKAMSLDDLEGRLLAGLLAPYGDEPTPTQEQIAKALAAQRITQLRRMVEAETKRRTAEQLGRDHVQTYGVPQLAENVEFLRASGEQLRQMRRVVAPLARTLATRLAARRRRSRAGEIDLRKTLRKSMSTGGVPIDVVLKKPHPARPELVVLCDVSGSVAGFSHFTLLLVHALRQQFSRVRVFAFIDTTDEVTELFGPDADLAVAVQRITREAGVYTRDGHSDYGHAFVSFLDKYPNVLSPRSALLILGDGRNNYRNPETELLAHMVNASRHAHWLNPEPRHLWGSGDSAVPRYEDLITMHECRSAKQLASVIDALLPV, via the coding sequence ATGGCCGTCCGCCGCACCCGCCCGCCCCAGCCGCTGGCCCCGCACGGGATTCCGGGGCACCTCGTCGAGTTCGTCGAAGCGCTGCGTGCGCAGGGGATCTCGGTGGGTCCGTCGGAAACCGTCGACGCCGGCCGGGTGATGGCCACGCTCGGGCTGGGGGACCGGCAGGTGTTGCGCGAGGGCATCGCGTGTGCGGTGCTGCGCCGCCCCGATCACCGCGAGACCTATGACGTGCTGTTCGACCTGTACTTCCCGGCTGCGCTGGGCGCCAAGACGGTCCTCGACGACGACGCCGACTCCGAGGACGGGCTGCCACCCGAGGACATCGACGCGCTGCGCCAGGCGCTGGTCGACATGCTCAGCGACAACGAGGAACTGGCCAACCTCGACGAACGGTTGGCCGCGATGATCGCCCAGATCGTGGAGGCCTACGGGCGGTACAACTCGAGCCGTGGACCGTCGTATTCGTCATACCAGGCGCTCAAGGCAATGAGCCTGGACGACCTGGAGGGGCGGCTGCTGGCCGGACTGCTGGCACCGTACGGCGACGAGCCCACCCCGACCCAGGAGCAGATCGCCAAAGCGCTTGCTGCGCAACGCATCACGCAGTTGCGCAGGATGGTCGAAGCAGAGACGAAACGGCGTACCGCCGAGCAGCTGGGCCGCGACCATGTGCAGACCTACGGTGTGCCGCAGCTGGCCGAGAACGTGGAGTTCTTGCGGGCATCCGGCGAGCAGCTGCGCCAGATGCGCCGCGTCGTCGCCCCGTTGGCGCGCACGCTGGCCACCCGGCTGGCGGCACGGCGCCGCCGGTCGCGCGCCGGGGAGATCGACCTGCGCAAGACGCTGCGCAAGTCGATGTCCACCGGCGGCGTCCCGATCGACGTGGTGCTCAAGAAGCCGCACCCGGCCCGGCCCGAGCTCGTGGTGCTGTGCGACGTGTCGGGCTCGGTGGCCGGCTTCAGCCACTTCACCCTGCTGTTGGTACACGCGCTGCGTCAGCAGTTCAGTAGGGTCCGCGTCTTCGCCTTCATCGACACCACCGACGAGGTCACCGAATTGTTCGGCCCCGACGCCGATCTCGCGGTCGCGGTTCAGCGCATCACCCGCGAGGCCGGGGTCTACACCCGCGACGGGCATTCCGACTACGGGCACGCATTCGTGTCGTTCCTCGACAAGTACCCCAACGTGCTCTCTCCGCGCAGCGCTCTGCTGATCCTCGGCGACGGCCGCAACAACTACCGCAACCCGGAGACCGAACTGCTGGCGCACATGGTCAATGCAAGCCGGCATGCGCACTGGCTAAACCCCGAGCCACGGCACCTGTGGGGCAGCGGTGATTCGGCGGTGCCCCGCTACGAGGACCTGATCACCATGCACGAATGCCGGTCGGCCAAGCAGCTGGCCTCGGTGATCGACGCGTTGTTGCCGGTCTGA